GATTTGTTTACTGAATCTGCTTGTGCCTGTAAACACAATGGAAATATGAGAGGTTTTTCCACCCTTGAAACGTTGCAATTATTTCTTATCGTTGACACCCATTTCAAGCTCCCTTCGGCATGCGTTGTCTTGCCAGGCCGCCAGCGTCCCAACTCAGCTTCACCGTGAAGCTCCTCTTGTCGTTCCGCCCGCCAAACTCTAACGCCGGCGGCAAGACCTGGGCCCTGACCCCGGCAGGCAAgccgacgcccgccgcgcacCTGACGTGTGTCGTCGGCGTTCGTCAGCGTCCGGTTGGCCGTGAtcgggccggccgccgccggcgccactaAGGACGGGTAGTTCAGCTCGGCGCCGGTGATCTTGCTCGTGCTCCGGCACGTGTTCCTCTTGTGCATGACGGACTCCACTTGGTCGTCGGCGCCAAGCACGCTGGCGCCGCGCACCGAGCTCCCGGCGGCCGTGGTCGCCGCGTGCGTCCCGTGGCCGATCTCCCTGACCTCGCCGGGCCTCGGCAGCAGCGCGGTGGAGTCGTACCCCACGCGGACAACGTTCCTGTTGCACGCGCGCGTCACCTCCGCCCGCCGGCTCCTCGCACTTGCCGCGCCACCAGGGCGGCGGGACCGGCAAGCCGTCTCCGCGGAACGAGACGTGCCTCAAGTCAACGTCGAATCGATGACTGCCCATACCCGTGCCTTCGCCCATGCGCCCGGGCCCGTCCCACGCGGCACGCGCCGTGGCCGTGCCCGCCCACGCCCGGCGCCGCCCTCTGCCCCAGGAAGTCCGGCGTGCCGCGTGCGCGTCGTCCGCatcgcggcggcgcggtcggggtGCACGACCAGGACGTCGTCCCAGGCCGCGACACTCGCGGCCTCACCGTCCGTGACGTGACAGTGGAATGTGGTTGTGCATTTCCGATGAGCGCTCTACATGCACCGGTCTTTTTCCCTTCCAAACTAACACTTTGCAATCAAAGCCTCCAATTCTCAAGTAAAAAGTCAATGTAAAATGACCATCCATACCCCTATTAAGTAGAGTAATATGATAGGAGTATATGTACCataatttcttttttccccccaaAGTATttgatatttcttttttcccccaaaCTAGTGGAAATATTGCAATAACTCCACTTTTGATATTTTTAATGGACAGATATTATGAACCGTTTTCTTCCAATACAAGGAAGAACACATAgcggaatggagggagtacacgACAAACCCTTTGGCGGATatgtattaaaaataaaaagtcaCTACATTCATCCCTTGATCTCCAAAATCACCACCCCTGATCACCGAGATCGAGCTCATGTCCAAGCACACAATGAGATTCCAAAACCCTCTGCCTCCTGCTCCTATAGTTGCATCCATACGCCGTCTCCGGGAACGCGGCACTGACCAGCGCCCGCCTGACACCCTCCTCCAGAGCCTTCACGCGGCCGGCAATCGCCGCACCGCCCTCCTCCCCGCACAGCACGAACTCACACCGCGCCCTGCCTCCGAGGGAGGCCATGTCTGCTCTCAGCGGCCTCAGCCTCAGACCACGGAGCGCTCCGGCGAGGTCGGCGAGGAGGCCCGGCCGGTCGTCGCAGCTGACGGAGGCCCTGATGTACGCTGCCGGCCTCCCgtagccggcggcgccgccgcccgtgtgGCAGTTGACGGTGATGCCGTTGGCCTCTGCAGGGATGGGCAGTGGATGTGTGGTTTCGGCCGCTTTCCTCTTCAGGTCCTTCAGCTGGCAAACCACCCTGGCTAGCAAGGTGGCCTTGTCCATCTGTTCATGAGCAGACAGTAACATTTCTGTTAATCATTTTTTGGCAAAACTCTGAAATGGCAAGAAGTGCAGAGTTCATGCAGACCTGCCGAGCATCAGGGATCATCCTCCTCAAGGCAGCGAGATGGGCGTTgatcctctcccgccgccgcctctcggcCTCGCTGTGTACCTTCATGGCCTGCGCCTCCGTCGCGCTCCTCCCCGACAACGACGGCGGCAGCTCCTGCGCGGCCGGATGCGGCACCGAGCTGGCCTGTCGCAGAGGCAGAGCCGTGCCTTTGTACACTGGAGGAAGAACAGAACCGCCATGGTGCAGTGGCGGATGCTGCCGTCGCTGCTTCCCTTCTTGAAACGGTTGGCATGCAGATGCAGTAGCCATCTGTTCTGACTTCTGAACAACCGAGTCCTCTCTCACTAGTGAAACCTCAAAagctgcaagaaaagaaaagccagAAGATCTCATCATGATGCCACAAACAGCGAAAATCTCACGAAACAGCAGGAACATGAAGATCAAAAGATGAGACAGATGAATGCATAAATGCTGTCAGATTGAAGAAGGATTACATTCTCCTTACCTATATCTTCGAGAAGCTTGGTGTGTCAGTGCGAGTGTGAGTGAAGCAAGTGAAGAGGCCAAAGGCTACTTAAACCACTGCAGTATGCAGCTGGCCAGCTGCTATGGTCCACTTAAACCTAGCAGGGGGGAGTATGCAACAAGAACAGCAACAGCGTTTCTAGGGTAGATGGATGTGCTTGCGAACCGGATTGTCACCTCGATCATGATATAGTACTTGATTTTGTGCATGTGAGCCACTGTTGACCAACTACCCCAaaaatctcttttttttcccacatTTGTTCCCTACTAGGGAACGCTCCGTCCTTTTGGATCAGCATGGATGCTTGTGATCTTGGGACTGACATGGGCACTAGAACCACACCTCTTTTTATTCATTATTCTCCTCTTTTTTGGGTGAGACGATGGATGGGCAGTAGGCTCAATTGGTCAAAAGGTAGGAGTGAGCCATATTTGATGAAAGATTTGGTTTCGAAAAAGAATACTCTATCACATATCCCAACTCGCTCAATTATTATCGGATCATCATTTGTAGGGTACGTGCCGCCAGAAATTTTAACATGAACGATCATTATTATCGGTGGGAGTGATTATGTTTTGCTGAGAAGTGAGAACACAAACGATATGACGTAGCATGCTCGGGTGGCCGGGTGGGAGTGGGACACGGTGCGTGCGTCCAACGGCGAGTGCGGCCGGGAGGACGGCTTGGGCGTGTCGCGTAGCTGcgtgccgccgccctccgcttTCACATCACGCCACGCTTTGCGGCTTCACACAGGGCGCCTCTTGTCTTGgacccgtccgccgccgccacaggtACGGCAAGCTTTTGTTCGCGCACGTGCTTAGCCTGCGGCATattgttggggggggggggggggggggggggtggcggggGGTTGGCAAAAACAATAAACAAAGGCatcgggttgaagaaaagcaGGGGGAGGGAAATCCTCTTGGGATCCAGAGAAGATATCGTCTCAGCGGATGCGGCGCACGAGAGGGTTTCCTTTGACCGGCCAACGAGGGAGCGACACGTGTTAAGTTATTATCACTGACATCTTTGATCTGGACGACGGAGCCAGCCCTTGGACTGGCACTCTTTCTTCCCGGTCCATGCATCGGGACTTCGTGTAGACCAGCCGCCCAAAAACAAAGGGAGAACAGTGCTGCTTGTGTGTCGGAAATTAATGTTCAATAATCTTACCTTTTCGACTGAAAAAGTCTTAAGGTtttgtttggatacaccctcctaaaaaTTAAGAGTCCATTTTTAGGATACTTTTTTAGTATTTGTGCATCTAAACATGGAtcctaaaagtgcactcctaaactttagaagggtcattttcattaggaggatcAGGGGATActaatggatcctatttctcctaaaagtggtccccaagtccCCTCTACCCCTATTGCCCTCGCATGCATTAATGTCGTGAACAGTACaggggtagtttagaggagtaattgggggGTAAAAATAATATTTTCCCTCTAAGGTCTCTTTAGTAGTCCATCCAAATAGCTCTAttctaaattttaggactagcaatttgagggtcctaaactttagtacactactaaattttaggagtttgtatccaaacaggacctaaataaTCTTGGGAGGTTTGGGCTTTACGGTGGGTCACGGGATGAACCAGAAAATTGGAGGTTATGTGTGCGATTATTGTCTTTGATTCCGAGACGAATCTCTTCATCCAAAATCTTTGATAGTGTACACATCTAACGAAGTTCACAAAACCTGAGTGTACTGTACCATTGCCCATGTTGGCCTCAACAAAACTAGCTCCGTCCCTAGGGCTTGGTTCCTAGATGTTGAAAGAGCCCTTTTTTTCTTCCAACAACTGAGTGAACTCTAATTGGCAAAATTTACAACtagtttctaaaaaattatgCTTCCCGGTATGTTAAGCAAACATGACATGACCGTCCAGGCATCCTTGCGCTCTAACCCTCTTCTCCTACACAGCTGAAGCTGGATGCGTGGCGACTCTCTCCGCTAGCGGGCAACCAACCACCCAAAAACATAATGCATCTCTGACATATGAAACCGACTTGTTCCACTTGAAAAGCACCCCCTACCCCTCAGCGGCCGTGGGCTGTAGCAGTGGTTGTTAAAACCAGATTAGAACAAACTAAATTGAAAATATGGACATCCAATCTTGTTTGATTATAAATTCATCCGCGCAATTGGACCAAGGTACGGTCCTATTGAGCTGGCGATTTGTATCTCCTAAAGTCACGAAATCCTAACAGAATCATATTACACGTCAACGGCTATGAAGTAACAATAGAGCTGATGGTTCGACGGTCTAAGGCCAATCTCAACGCACAGTTTGAGGGTCCCTTTGGAAGGGCTTCAGCTCCTCCGCAAACGGCTCCGGCTCTAGCTCCGTTGGTGAAGTGGCTTCTACGGTGGAGTTGAAACCGTTTTAGTAAACCGTTTGGCAAAACGACTTCTCCTATTTTTCATAAATGAATGAAagatgtcaaatgtccaatgTGCCCCTAGCTATTTCACTTGTTGTACAAATGAATTTGTACTTTTCTTCAATTTATATTTGTAATTTCATATGAAATAGAAAAGGATTAACATATATAATTATAGATTAAACTAATAGTTTCTCTTTCCCTCTTTTTTCCTCCATTTTTCTCCCTTCGTTTTTTAtccttttctcctttctttATTGCTCCTTGTCCTTTGACTCTTCCTTATCCTTTCTCCACGGTGGCGCACTCTAGCTCCATCCTCTTTTGCTCTGCGACACATCGCGTCGCTCCTCCGTCCATCCCCATGTGTGCTGGCGTGTTGCTGTCGCATCGTATCTGGTGCTGCTCGGGCGCTTGTGCTGCTACTCCGGCACTCCGCAGCTGCTGGCCCGAGCTGCATAAGGCATCCGTTGCTGTCAGGCGAGGCTAGACCGCAGAGCCAGGTGCCCGGGCCCCGCCGGGCGGCACAATCGTGCTAGCGCCAGCTAGGGCAGGAACGAGGCGTGAAGCACTTAGACCAGTCATTGGTGGTCCTTTGGCCGGCTGCATGTCGCCACGCTGCCGGTAAGAGAGGGGGACGAGGGATGGAGAGACACGGTGCCATTTCTGTTGTAATAGCTACGAAACTTGAGGGGTACTCGTGCTTGTGGAGATGAGGAGGAGTCGGGCAGAGCTGCTATTTTCGGCTCCGTTGCCTTAGTTCATTTGTGCGAACGGCTCCTTCAGTGCTCCGCCCCCAAAGCCGTTTTAGATTTAGGCGTTTGGTATAGCTCCTCCTGAAGCCGGTGGTGGAGCTGTTGAAATAGCCCTACCAAAGGGACCCTTATTGCACATTTACCAAGACTGAGAATTTGGTGACTGATGAGTGTCATGGGGATAAAACTCCTCTGACATTTGATGAaactcttccttctctctcctcgtaATGACTTTGCTGTTAACAAATTTTCTGATGTGATATAGAATTTAATGCATATGAAACTTTCATGAAATCTTCCATTAAGACTGGTGTTGTTGGACCGCTAAACCTTAAACATAGAGTACCGCGGGTCTGGTGGTTCACTCCGGTCCGATCTGTTGAATAATGTGCCGCGGCCCGCGGGACCACCGTGCAGTTGGTGCGCACCGATCCATCCACCTCTGTCCTCTGCCAGGTAAtcacccgcgccgcgccgctcctgcGACATCACTCGATGACAAGTGGGCCCTGAACGACCCAACGACCCCTGTTCCCGCACACGTGAAGGCTTCGTTCGTCCGAAGCGTTTCGTTTCCTCGTCTCGAGTTcgcgtcttcctcctctcctcgtactcctttggtcgggagCTCAGCGGCTCCACGACCACGCGGGCTCTCGAGTGCGGCACGGCGATGGGCAGCTTGGGAGGTGGGTGGCGAACGCACCTCTGGTCTCTGGAACGGCGGCCGGGATCCGGCGTGGAAACCGAACCTCCCGGTTGGGTTTCGATTTTCGAGGTGGCTGATTTGCTGCTTCGCACATCGTGCTtgcaggcggaggcggtggcggtggcggcggcggcggggctggcgccaaggtcggGCTGCCGGCGCTAGACGTGACGCTCGCGTTCCCCCAGGCCACGCCGGCGTCCCTCTTCCCGCCCGCTGGTGAGCCCCTGCCATGGCTGGCTCGCTCTCCGCTGTTTCACTCGTGCTAGTGTAGCTCCCTCCCCGTTCAAGTTGGAAAGGTAACAATTACGGTGGTTTAAACTGCAAATGCTCCTTGCTTTCCATCTGGAAAAGGAATTTGTAGCAATGCCATGCTCATCGCCTTTAGAGTtttgaatggagaatgtgccgTCCTATCCATCCttttgcagacttgcagtgaTGTCTCGTCTCGCGTTGCCTCGATTCGGCGCAAATCAGCAACTCTCTGGTGTGTCCTAGTCCCCTAGATCTGTCAGAAGGAGAATATATACGAGGGATCTGTTGGGCATACGGAGGCTGCAAACGTGCTCTGAAATTTGAGTTTACTGCtattattttttcttccttttatcCACGGTTAATAAGCGATTAGAAAGATACAGATTTCTTGTGACTTGGATGCCTTCTTGTTTAGGAACTGTACCTTCAAGTCTTGAACAGTAGTTGAACACTTGAACTGATAGACCATCAGATGGGTTGCTTtcaataattacaaataggcgcCCTTCACCTGTCTTGAAGCCAAACTGGCAATCCAGCAAATGAATCGACACAGTGCTCCGGGGCCTGACGGATTTGGGCCAGGCTTCTATGCTGCGGCTTGGGACACTGTCAAAGATAAGGTCATGAACCTCGTGCAGGCCTTTGCCACTGGGGAGGTCGACTTGGACAGAATCAACAGAGCATACATTGTCTTGTTGCCTAAAAAGACTGGTGCAGTCAAGCCAGGAGATTTCCGCCCGATTTGTCTGCAGAACTGCCCAATGAAAATCCTAGCAAAAATGCTTACCACCCGGCTCCAGCAAGAGATTGCCAAGCTCATTGATTTGGACAAGACGGGCTTCATCAAGGGACGCTCAATATCGGAAAACTTCATCTATGCCATGGAACTTGTCCAATGTTGCCATAAACGTAAGCTGCCGGCTCTCGTTCTTAAGCTGGGCTTCGCAAAAGCTTTTGACTCCGGACAGCTTACTACGCATCCTCGACCACAGAGGCTTCCCTTCAACCTGGTGTTCCTGGATCCAACATATCTTAAGCACCTCCAAGTCTGCAATTCTCCTGAATGGGTGCCCTGGAAAATGGTTCACCTGTAAACGTGGACTAAGGCAAGGCGATCCCCTTTCGCCCTACCTCTTCCTACTGGTTGCTGATGTTCTGCAGATGTTAATCAAGTCCGACGGCGGCGTCCACCACCCGGCTGCAGACAGCATTGCATGCCCGGTTCTTCAGTACGCGGACGGCACGTTGATCGTCCTCAAAGCGGCTACAACTGACGTCCTCCGACTGAAACAACTGCTGGACCAGTTTGCAGAGGCCACTGGGTTACAGATCAACTTTCATAAGAGCACGGTGGTTCCCAGGAACGTGGATGCTGAGGAACTGCCGCATCTTATTTCCATCCTTGGCTGCTGGCAAGAACAGTTCCCACAGAAGTACCTGGGGATGCCATTATCCAATGTGAAACTTAACCTGAATGCTTTTGCCCCCTTGATTGCCCGAGCAGACAGGTATCTGGTAGGTTGGCAAGCGTCGCTGCTTAATGCAATGGGTACAACTGTGTTGGTAAATGCTGTGCTCGACAGCGCCCTGTTTTACATCCTCTCTGCAATGCTTCTTCCTCAAGGGACCATCGATGAGCTTGACAAACGGAGACGTGCCTTCTTATGGTCAGGTGAATCCTCTACTTCTCGGTGCCCAATGCCTGATTGCTTGGGAGCGTGTCTGTGTTCCCAAGGAACAAGGAGGACTTGGCGTCAAGGACCTACGGACGTTCAATCAGTGCCTCGTGCTGAAGCTCCTGCATCGCCTACATCATCCTGGTGACTAGTCCTGGGCAAAATGGATCCAAGATCAGATCACTCTTGCCTCGCTGCAAGGGGAAGTGAGGGGCTCGCACTGGGACGACCTGCGTGAACTCCTGCCGGTTTACAGGGCCATCGCGGTCTCTGTTATTGGCGACGGCTTATCAACCTCCTTTTGGTTTGACAACTGGCTGCCCACAGGCCAACTCGTCGAGGCTTTCCCGGCCCTCCACAGCCATGCAACCAAGGAGACTGCTTCTGTTGCTGAAGCATTGTCCCAGCCGCTCCGCACGCACTTTGTGTCACGCCTGACCAGAGCGGCGGCCGCCGAACTTGCAGCTCTGGACGGACTCCTGGATGATGTTGCCCTCTCTGATGCACCTGACCAACGACGCTGCTCTCTCGCAGCAACGGACGGCGTGCTGCGTGCTGGCCCTGTGTACTCCACGGCAATGCAGGTCCGCCCTGACGAGAACTGCACCTTCTACAAGTTTGTGTGGCTAAACCATGCGCCGCCTCGGGTACGTTTCTTCGCATGGCTGCTGGTCCAGCACAGGATACAGTGCAAAACAAACCTACTGCACAAGAACATCGTCGACAATGTCTTTGTGAGGTTTGCAACTCTGGAAGTGAATCCACAGACCACTTGATCCTGCACTGCTCCTTCGCCACTCAGTTCTGGGCAGCAATTGGGGTGGAAATCAGTGGTACAGCCTCTGTATCAACACTGTGGGAGCTTCAACGGCCGCCCACCGTCCCAGACGCTTTCTACTCTACGTACCTCCTCCTGTGCTCTTGGCAGCTGTGGAAGCACAGGCATGATGTTGTGTTCAGAGGATTGGAGCCCTCTCTGCCACGCCTCCTGCTCTCCTGCAAAGAGGAAGCTCGCTTATGGTCTTGCCGACTACCGAGGGCCGATCGATTGGTAGCTGAAGCCTGGTGTGCACCATTTAGTTTCAATATGTAAAATGCGACACGCATCCCCCTCCCCCATCAATTGTAAAATGCTGAAACTCATTGTTTTGTTGAGCTTGCGATAAGCTCTGAAGTAATACAAAGTAGGTGGGGATGCTCTCCCCCTCGAatcgctcaaaaaaaaaatagtttgccTTGCGACAATAGAGTCTTCTGATTGGATAATAGTTGGGCGGTTCACTTGGGCAACTTACATTAAA
This portion of the Setaria viridis chromosome 7, Setaria_viridis_v4.0, whole genome shotgun sequence genome encodes:
- the LOC117865290 gene encoding transcription factor bHLH51; this encodes MATASACQPFQEGKQRRQHPPLHHGGSVLPPVYKGTALPLRQASSVPHPAAQELPPSLSGRSATEAQAMKVHSEAERRRRERINAHLAALRRMIPDARQMDKATLLARVVCQLKDLKRKAAETTHPLPIPAEANGITVNCHTGGGAAGYGRPAAYIRASVSCDDRPGLLADLAGALRGLRLRPLRADMASLGGRARCEFVLCGEEGGAAIAGRVKALEEGVRRALVSAAFPETAYGCNYRSRRQRVLESHCVLGHELDLGDQGW